The following are encoded in a window of Manihot esculenta cultivar AM560-2 chromosome 8, M.esculenta_v8, whole genome shotgun sequence genomic DNA:
- the LOC110621636 gene encoding uncharacterized protein LOC110621636, with protein MTFNDDEQLVTPPNSGPQPTPIIQGRAQLVSINKSTVPLEETKLRVLLEITGGDYSSDRPGLDLVAVLDVSGSMNDDGKLAKVKTAMLFVIKKLSPIDRLSIVTFSKEAKRLCPLRQITENSQKDLENLVNELKADGATNISAGLQTGLKVINDRHITGGRSVGIMLMSDGEQNAGGDAAQVPVGNVPVHTFGFGISHEPTVLKAIADNSIEGTFSEVQNIDNLSIAFSQCLAGLLTRVVEDLKLILTPYEDESTIEQVIAGNYPQSKDDATGSVTVTFGGLYAKEVRKVIVDLLLPAVSKERGSDVLEIGFSYSFRGRFFEAPPATITVRRTGASTYEQERPEVRNEETRLQTASMIKEAKVMADDNKLDDARDKVVEAQNSLEDADDASNPLIEMLKSELQQLLKLMKSEEIYKKHGRPFVFSSETCHYRQRFASRGDIEGLRLFATPRMDTYLEQAKSFDEDPSKPPPSVDEDEKKEMAANPLAPIAGALIFYINSAIQSLQAIENIIKRGL; from the exons ATGACCTTCAATGATGATGAGCAGCTTGTTACCCCTCCAAACTCAG GGCCACAACCAACTCCAATTATACAGGGAAGAGCACAGTTGGTAAGCATAAATAAGAGTACGGTACCACTTGAAGAAACCAAACTCAGGGTGTTGCTGGAGATTACAGGGGGAGATTACAGCAGTGACAGACCCGGATTGGATCTTGTGGCGGTATTAGATGTCAGTGGAAGCATGAACGACGATGGAAAGCTAGCAAAAGTAAAAACTGCTATGCTATTTGTGATCAAGAAACTTAGCCCCATTGATCGTTTGTCGATTGTTACATTCTCTAAGGAAGCCAAAAGGTTGTGCCCATTACGTCAGATTACTGAAAATTCTCAAAAGGATCTTGAAAATCTAGTTAACGAATTAAAAGCCGATGGTGCAACCAATATCTCTGCTGGCCTTCAAACTGGCTTGAAAGTTATTAATGACCGTCATATTACTGGCGGTCGTTCTGTTGGAATCATGCTTATGTCCGACGGTGAGCAAAACGCCGGTGGTGATGCCGCCCAAGTTCCGGTTGGCAATGTGCCCGTACACACGTTTGGTTTTGGCATAAGTCACGAACCAACG GTGCTTAAGGCTATTGCAGATAATAGCATTGAAGGAACGTTTTCAGAAGTTCAGAACATAGACAACTTGAGCATAGCTTTTTCCCAATGTTTGGCTGGACTTCTCACTCGGGTTGTTGAGGACCTCAAGCTGATACTCACCCCATATGAAGACGAATCGACAATCGAGCAAGTAATTGCCGGAAACTATCCTCAATCCAAGGACGACGCTACTGGCTCTGTAACTGTTACCTTTGGTGGTCTCTATGCTAAAGAGGTGCGTAAGGTCATAGTGGACCTTCTTCTCCCTGCTGTTAGTAAGGAGCGAGGCTCAGATGTTCTTGAAATTGGCTTCTCATACAG CTTTCGGGGAAGATTTTTTGAGGCCCCTCCTGCAACCATTACTGTACGCCGCACCGGAGCATCTACATATGAGCAAGAGAGGCCAGAGGTGAGAAATGAGGAAACACGTCTCCAGACTGCAAGTATGATCAAAGAAGCAAAAGTCATGGCTGATGATAATAAGCTTGATGATGCTCGGGACAAGGTGGTTGAAGCCCAAAATTCACTGGAAGATGCGGATGATGCATCTAATCCATTGATTGAGATGTTGAAGTCTGAACTGCAACAACTCTTGAAATTGATGAAATCAGAAGAAATTTACAAAAAGCATGGGCGTCCTTTTGTATTCTCCTCTGAGACTTGTCATTATCGCCAACGTTTTGCTTCAAGAGGTGACATAGAAGGCTTGCGGCTATTTGCCACTCCTCGGATGGACACATACCTTGAGCAAGCAAAGTCATTTGATGAGGATCCCAGCAAGCCACCGCCCTCGGTTGATGAGGATGAGAAGAAAGAAATGGCTGCCAATCCCCTTGCTCCCATCGCTGGTGCTCTTATCTTCTACATTAATTCTGCCATTCAGTCTCTCCAAGCAATTGAAAACATAATCAAAAGAGGCCTTTGA